From one Pirellulales bacterium genomic stretch:
- a CDS encoding pilus assembly protein TadG-related protein, with product MVLVLFLVTLVTLFTFLALAIDLGMLAVARTQCQAAADAAAMAGTRTLNGVSSTNNNYSAVSPQALSAAEGNSILGNAVQSSQVTINIGRYAYNTSAQQFEGEIPGTSGTNYTLVQAQVTTNLGTKLGFSKVFGFVPTNITTTATGVHRPLDVCVINDFTGSMRFSSLLGQPYYGNRNSNNPDSVYPTWGAYSDTTDAAMQATSFTSPWDAANITTTTSDGRPPICGDFYTNTTGTSAFTAASSSYATTPSGDVPLKTSKNTSSTWGQTLASILSISNPTTSTYDSTFESSGYKAYSMASKFNRYTLGPGYYGKTFFIWPPDPSNGTDGKTNDWRQRYFLYPGTSTAMNDNSRLWDSSGNWKTPGSSTYQINYNAILAWITSSPNPFPSTMMSGRIVYYTSIPTTISTATDPPTDLNQRFWKDYIDYCLGLIDNYDGTWQTLNNGSTGLTGYGNDYSWGTVKITALSSLHQTSGKPFMYYGDNPQRPGLHFWFGPMTMIDFLGCYNIWYNVSPYCSRYCWWPGTCHESPLYACKLGIQAALTDIQDNHPNNDVSLIFFSTPRSYSGENDDTRFNRVRVGLSQNYSNMTDSLWYPPATVGNSSATVTPYDSDNIEVPRATGGTCYAYSLMLAFNQFSSNSTLVNYSVGQPAGDAGGNGRIGAQKVIIFETDGAPNTTASASFTNGGAYNSYYKVRYNYGSPSTSDYPTNINGYDDNDSTVTSQIDAICSQLAAQTTATSPGYSTSSKPLLIHCIGFGPYFDSGSSTYTANVATLNEMQILGNVTDGMPSYKIIDGTQTQVINDLQQAFTIILQSGVQVALIQ from the coding sequence ATGGTGCTGGTGCTGTTTCTGGTGACGCTGGTCACGCTGTTTACGTTCCTCGCGCTCGCCATCGATCTGGGCATGTTGGCCGTCGCGCGAACGCAATGCCAGGCTGCCGCCGACGCCGCTGCCATGGCCGGCACGCGCACGCTCAACGGCGTTTCCTCGACGAACAACAATTATTCCGCCGTCAGTCCGCAAGCCCTTTCCGCGGCCGAGGGAAATTCGATTCTCGGCAACGCGGTGCAATCGAGTCAGGTGACAATCAATATCGGCCGGTATGCCTATAACACCAGCGCGCAACAGTTCGAGGGAGAAATCCCCGGCACCTCGGGCACGAACTACACGCTGGTGCAAGCCCAGGTCACGACAAATCTCGGCACCAAATTGGGCTTCTCGAAAGTGTTCGGCTTCGTGCCGACGAACATCACCACCACGGCCACCGGCGTCCATCGGCCGCTCGATGTTTGCGTGATCAACGATTTCACCGGGTCGATGCGGTTCTCCAGCTTGCTGGGCCAGCCATACTATGGCAATCGCAACTCGAACAATCCGGACAGCGTGTATCCCACTTGGGGAGCGTATTCCGACACGACAGACGCCGCCATGCAAGCCACGTCGTTCACCAGCCCCTGGGATGCCGCCAATATCACGACCACCACCAGCGACGGCCGCCCGCCGATTTGCGGCGACTTTTACACAAATACGACCGGCACTTCGGCGTTCACCGCCGCTTCGAGCAGCTACGCCACTACGCCCAGCGGCGATGTGCCGTTGAAAACCAGCAAGAACACCAGCAGCACGTGGGGCCAAACGCTTGCCAGCATTCTGAGCATCAGCAATCCCACTACTTCGACCTACGACAGCACTTTCGAAAGCTCGGGCTACAAGGCCTACAGCATGGCCTCGAAGTTCAATCGATACACGCTCGGCCCGGGCTACTACGGCAAAACGTTTTTCATTTGGCCCCCCGATCCATCGAACGGCACCGATGGCAAGACCAACGACTGGCGGCAGCGCTACTTCCTCTATCCGGGCACGTCGACCGCCATGAACGACAATTCGCGCCTGTGGGACAGCAGCGGCAATTGGAAGACGCCCGGGAGTTCGACGTATCAGATCAATTACAACGCGATCCTGGCTTGGATCACAAGCAGCCCGAATCCATTCCCCTCGACCATGATGTCGGGCCGCATCGTTTATTACACATCGATCCCGACCACGATCAGCACCGCGACCGATCCGCCGACCGATTTGAACCAACGGTTTTGGAAGGATTACATCGACTATTGCCTTGGTCTGATCGACAACTACGACGGCACCTGGCAAACGCTCAACAACGGCAGCACGGGCCTGACAGGCTACGGCAACGATTATTCGTGGGGCACCGTGAAAATCACCGCGTTGAGCAGCCTGCACCAGACCAGCGGCAAGCCGTTCATGTATTACGGCGACAACCCGCAGCGGCCGGGCCTGCATTTCTGGTTCGGGCCGATGACGATGATTGATTTTCTCGGCTGCTACAACATCTGGTACAACGTCAGCCCGTATTGCTCGCGGTATTGCTGGTGGCCGGGCACTTGCCACGAATCGCCGCTCTACGCCTGCAAACTCGGTATCCAGGCGGCGCTGACCGACATCCAAGACAACCATCCCAACAACGACGTTTCGCTGATTTTTTTCAGTACGCCGCGCTCGTATTCGGGCGAAAACGACGACACGCGGTTCAACCGCGTGCGCGTCGGTCTGAGTCAGAATTATTCGAACATGACCGATTCGCTCTGGTATCCGCCGGCAACCGTGGGCAATTCGAGCGCGACGGTGACGCCCTACGATTCCGACAATATCGAGGTGCCCCGCGCCACGGGCGGCACTTGCTATGCCTATTCGCTGATGCTGGCCTTCAACCAGTTCAGCAGCAATTCGACGCTCGTGAACTACAGCGTCGGCCAGCCGGCGGGCGATGCCGGCGGCAATGGCCGCATCGGCGCCCAAAAAGTCATTATTTTCGAAACCGACGGCGCTCCCAACACGACCGCTTCCGCCAGTTTCACCAACGGCGGGGCTTACAATTCCTACTATAAAGTCCGCTACAACTACGGCAGCCCATCCACCAGCGATTATCCAACCAATATCAATGGCTACGACGACAACGACTCGACCGTCACCAGCCAAATTGACGCGATTTGTAGCCAATTGGCCGCACAAACCACGGCCACATCGCCGGGCTATTCGACATCTTCCAAACCGCTTTTGATCCATTGCATCGGTTTCGGGCCCTATTTCGACTCCGGCAGTTCGACCTACACGGCCAACGTGGCCACGCTCAACGAGATGCAGATTCTCGGCAACGTCACCGACGGAATGCCCAGCTACAAGATCATCGATGGCACGCAGACGCAGGTGATCAAC